CCGGAATAAAGCAGCCTCCAATGTAGCAGTCCCCGAAGTCACTAACGCCGCCTCAGCTTGTTGTAGCAGGCGGTAGGTCTGACTGAAAAGGATATTCACCTTCGCATCACCTATATATTCGTGATAATAATCGGGAGAAATACCGGGTGCACCAGCCAAAACCAACTGGTATTCCGGAAAAGCAGAAGCTGCCCGAAGCATATCGGGCAGATTATCCTTTATTTCCTGCTTCCGGCTACCTGCCAGCAAAGCAATGATCGGCTTAGAATTCAAGTTGTTTTCACGAACAAAGTCATCAAAGGTTTCAGGGTGCTCTGCACGGAAGAGGGTCACTTCATCTACCGTAGGATTACCTACATAATGTATCGGGTAGTGATGTTTGTCTTCAAAGAATTCCACCTCGAACGGCAGAATAGAAAACAATTCATCCACATCCCGCTTGATATTCTTGATGCGGTATTCTTTCCAGGCCCATATCTTCGGAGAGATATAGTAATAGACAGGGATATGTGTCTTCGCACGCAAAAACTTGGCTATACTCAGGTTGAAACCGGGGTAATCCACCAATATCACCACATCGGGCTGCCAGGCAACGATATCTTCCTTGCAGCGCCTCATATTGGCAAAGATGGTACGCAAGTGCAGCAACACCGGGATAAATCCCATATACGCCAACTCCTTATAATGCTTCACCATCGTTCCGCCAACCGCCGCCATCAAGTCTCCCCCGAAGAAGCGGAATTCCGCCTGCGGGTCTTCTACCTTCAAAGCAGCCATCAGATGAGACGCGTGCAGGTCACCAGAAGCTTCACCGACAATCAAATAATACTTCATATCAATTGTCAATTGTCAATTGAATTAAAACCAAGATTGTAACTCATCAATAAGATTGTAAGCCGTAACATCCACCGTAGTTGGAGTGATGGCTACATAGCCGTTATCGAGTGCCCAATGGTCGTTCTTCTCATTATCAGGGTCCGTATTCTGGAATTCACCGGTCAGCCAATAATAATGAGTATCGCCACGATGTGCAAAGTTTTCCCATTCATTCGTCCATTGTCCTTTGGATTGCTCACACACTTTAACACCTTTCAGCTCTTTTACATTCGGGAAGTTCACATTGAGACAAGTCAACGGTGGCAGTCCTTTTTCCAGAACCTGACGGGCAATCTCGCGGATATAAGGTCCCGAAGGTTCAAAATCAGGGTTCGGATCATGACAGCAAAGAGAGTAACCAATAGAGGGAACTCCTTTGAGGCAACCTTCAATTACCACTCCCATCGTACCGGAATAGTGTACATTCACAGCAGAATTATCTCCATGATTGATACCGCCGACTACCAAATCCGGTTTGCGGTCGAGCACTGTATGGAAGGCAAGCTTCACACAGTCTACCGGAGAACCGGAACATTTGTAAATCGTAAGTCCTACATCTTTACGTACCAACTGATAATGAATAGGTTCGGTCACTGTCAGCGCGCTCGCATTGCCCGAACGCGGTGCATCCGGCGCCATTACTACGATTTCTCCCAACGGACGGAGAAACTTTATCAACTCACTAATACCTTTCGCAATGACTCCATCGTCATTGGATATTAATATCAAAGGTCTCTGATTTTCCATATTTATCCTAATTTTCAGTGCAAAAATAGCAAAAGAGAACCGGATATCAAGCTTCGAAGACTTAATATATTAAATCCATACACTTAATCTATTAATTCCTCTTGGATGCTTCCTTCATTCATCATGTTACTATGCAGCACTGAAGGCTTAGCAAAAAGGTCCTGTGAGTTATGAAGTAATTAGCCCCTAATCATTCTCTTCTTAATGATGTCTGTCATCCCCTCCCGTTGTACTTAACACTATGTTGCGTGCAACATGAGCTTCATTCCCGGCAGCATCCGTACAATAAACCATCAGGTGATAATCTCCCGGAGTAGCATTAGCGGGTATCACGATATCATGGTGATGAATATGCGCCGTTCTTTGTTCCGACACATCATACGACCTGTTAAAAGTGAAATCCACAGTAGTCCCCGTAGCCCGGGTATCGTGCGAATGATGATCGAAATTATTATGAATCTCTATCTTATACGATTTTAGCATAACATCATCCGATAGCTCCATCTCAAAATGCACACCGTGCTCACTACCTATTGCCAGCACCTGACCTTCGGTGGGTGAATTAAGATCAATTACCGGCTTTGTGGTATCACTAAGCGGATTATCACTATCACTACAAGCCGTAAACAACGACATAACCATCACTAAAAGGGAAAAAATCATCGGGAAATAAAATCTTGTTTTCATTTGAATCGTTTTTTAAAAGGTACTTTAATTAATAATTGAAAGTTTCGTCCCGGTTCAGGGATCTCCACTTTGCGGTAAAAACTGAGATGATTGTAATAACGCGTATTGAATATGTTCCGAACGGTCAGAGTAATCTCCACCTTATTTCCGGCAACAGGTAAATCAAGAGAGCCACCTATATGGAAAAGGTTCGTACCCGGAGTACGATCTTCGTTACGGTCCACCCTATTTTGACGGGCTATGTTTTGCCATTCGGCATACAGCATATAACGTTTCTTCTGCCAAGTCAGCGTATTATGCAAAGTGGCAGGCGGAGAAAAGCTCAAAGGAATATGTTCATCACAATTATAGGTATAGACATACTCACCGGATATGCGATAACTGAAAGCAGAAGAAATACGAACCTCTGCACCTGCCTCCGTTCCTGCAAACAATGCCTCCGTCTGTGTATATCGATAAATTTGTCCTGTATGGGGTAATACGGACCATTCCCCCGTAGGGCGCAGAAAGATATAATTGCTGAACCAGTTGACGAACGGAGAAACATACAGAGACAATCGTCCGTACTTCAACTGATAAGAAGCATCCATTTGCCAGCCTTGCTCGGAAGAAAGTGTGGCATCCCCTTGTTCGTGGCGGAATGTACCATGATGTACCCCATTCGAAGCCAGTTCATTCGCACCCGGCAGACGGAAACTCCGCCCAACGTTTACCTTCAGCTGATGCAGTACAGAAGGTGTCCATACCACTCCCAGCGACAGAGAATAGTCTCCGAAGCTTCTGTTTACACGACGGCTGTTCCAACGGTAGGATTCCACCTGTTCATCACTATAGCCCTGCTCTTGCAGATAAGTTGCCAGATATGGATCATCGTGGGCAAAAACATATATACGCCCATAATCATACCGTATACCTCCACTAACAGCAAGTACATTGTCCGGACGATACGTTGTAAGCCAGGATACCCCGGTAGTGAAACGCTCATATTCCGGCAGCAGAAAAGAATAGCCTGAAATTGTGTTTCTCTGAAACTGAGAATCCCATCCCATCCGATGTTCCCAGAAAGAAGAACCGATAAGCCGCCCTATCGCAGAAAAGCTGAAAGTATTCAGATTAAAACCCAGTTCCTTATCCGGATTTGTTTGTGGCAAAGGCTGACTGCCGTAATGGGTATGGAATGCACTCCATTCTTCACGATGATTATTCTGATAACCCATATCACCCGACAGGATAAACTTCTCCCAAACATATTGCTGATGAGTAGTCACTTTCAGATGGTTCACTTTACTATAGGGAAGCTCTATGTTCCGGCTATCACCGTCATCTTCCAGACGCGACACATCGGGAATTCCATGTGCACCGGGAAAGAAACCTGTCTTCTGAAATACATTGGACACGGCATAAACCGACTTATACCCTTTCTTTTGGTATTGGGTAAAGAAATTGATATTACGCTCCCAACCTGCCGTATTCTTCAGTCGACGACCATAGACCGGCATCTTCTGAGTCAGGTAGATTATCGTATCCACCGGGATACGATAATCCCCGAATCGCTGTTCGGAATAACGCAACTTCGTATACCAGGCATTCTTTTTGATGCCCAACATCAGCGAAGCGCCGAAAGTCTCGTTGACAGACTTTCCTAGAAGCGTTACATCACCAAACAACATATTCTCTGCCGGAACCTGTACGGGAGAAATGTCAATCACTCCGCCCATGGCATCGCTGCCATAAAGCAACGAAGCAGGTCCTTTCATCACACTCACGGCATCTACATTGAAAGCATCGAGTTCCAGACCATGATCTGCTCCCCACTGCTGACCTTCTTGTTTGATACCATTCTCCAATACGGCAACCCGGTTAAAGCCCATTCCCCGGATCATCGGTTTAGAAAAACCCGAGCCGATATCCATAGCTTGCACGCCCGGAATATTCTCCATCGCCTGCATAAAGTTACCTGTAAAATGTTTCCGCAAGAAATCCCGGTCAGCCACTTCAAGGGTAAGTGCAATCTTCTTATTCTGAAGTTGTTGGTAGGTTTCCGCCACCACTACTTCAGGCAAAGCTACATTACGGACTGAATCGGATTCTTGCGCATGGGCGGAAAGAGTTGTACATAACACCCCTAACACGCCCGGAATAATTCCTATACGCATTGATTACAATCTTTTTAGAATAAAACAATGAGGGGGACAAGCTCTCAAAACCTGCCTCCGCATAAATAAAGAACTATGTAATCAAGCAGTGGGAGGACCGCGCAAATAATGTGAATAAGACAGTGCATAGACAATCTTATCCTGATAAACTACTTGCTCAAAAAGGATGGGCATTAAGATACAATGGAAGTCAACCGACTGTGCTTCCGTGAAAAGAGAAAGAGAGAAGTGACAAATGGCACAATCGTCCGGCGAATGGCGCGGATGATCGGCATGGGAGCAGGAAGTGGAATGACCTTCCTCATGGTGATGAAAAGCTTTCACCACGAAGAATGGCATGAGCGACAAAATCAGCACCCATGCCACAACGGCTCTCTTCTTCCTACTACTATTCACTTCTCTTACAGATATTTTCTGAATATGCCGCGAAGATATGCATCGCAAACCGAACACGCAAACTACGACACTTAATATGTGTTACCGTTTGTAGTTTTACCAATATGTAGGTATAGCCAGCATTACTTCTTTGCTTGTTTTCTATACGCAACACAAACAGCTGCACACTATGGATGCCTAAAACTCGTCTTCTGCAAAATAAAACACAATGTTCCCGTCATAATCAATGAACCCATCGTATTTCTTCAGTTTCACATGGATGACTTTCTCCGTGCGATGCTTCACATCTATGCTTTCTCCCCAATCAGAGCTAAAGCGAAGCATTTTCCCTATAGGACTCAGCAGGAAAGGCAAAGAGGCTCCCGGGCTACCTGCCCAAGTGGAATAGCCATTGATGAACTCAATAGGTTCACCATTCCGCCTGGTCGGATCCAACATTTTATTTTCCAACTGTGCCCTGACTACATTAAAGTTCTCGTCGACAATATCCATATATCGTCTGTCTTTGAACTGTGCATAGGCATATCCCAAATAGAAGTTGCGAATATCCTCAAATTCCGGGCTTATCACCGTTCCGGTCTTGTCAATCATCACCACTCCGCCCTCTCTCTTTGCAACAGAGGCTTTTCCTTCACGGAACGGATAGGGCTCTTTACTGAATTTAGCAGGAATCACCATCTTGCCCGATACGTCAATAAATCCCCACCACCCGCCATTCTCGGTCACTTTCACAGCAGCCAGGCCTTCGCTGAAGTCCTGTACTTTCAGGTAGATGGCCGGACAAATGATTTTGCCAGCCTTATCGAAAAATCCATAACGCCTTTTCTCCATATCATAGAAGGCCGCCAAGCCATTAGAGAAAGGACGCACCTCTTCCGGGCTTTGCGCGCCCACGGTCAACATCGTCTGGACAAGCGCCGGGAATACCTCACGGCCTTGCCTGTCAATGTAAGTACACTTGGAGTATCTGTCATTCACCGTCTTTACAATCAAGGCATAACCATCTTTGTTGAAAGGAGCAGAATCTATAATCCTCGCATTGAGTTTTATAGCCCGCCCTTGCTTATTAATGACGTACCAAGTCTCAGTGCGGCCCCACATGTCACGACCGGACTTGCATACCAGGCAAGCTCCACCTCCAAATTGAGGATAACCGAAACTTTTATAATCCCATTGGTAATCAATCACTTTATTCCCCTGCTCGTCTATAAATCCCCACAAACCGGTCTCGTCGTTCTTCACGGCAAGCAAACCATCATGAAAGGCATAGTTGGTGTCATACTTGTTTAATATTACTTTTTTGGCATTCTCCCCTATCCTGATAGGAGTAAACTGGGCGGCGGCAGGCAAAACCATGCCTACTGCCAAACATATTGTTATCAAATATCTTTTCATCTTCTTATGGCAATCTAAATTTAACAGAAACCGCATATTTCACTCTGACGTTTTTACCCTTCTGCTTTCCCGGTGTCCATCGAGGCATTGACTTAATAACCCGAAGGGCTTCTGTATCCAAATCAGGATCAACGCTTGTCAGCACATATGCATTGATGATACTTCCGTCCGTGTCCACCACAAACTGCACAACAACTTTTCCCTGCGTACCGTTTTCCTGCGCACTCTTAGGATATTTCACATTCTGTGCGATATAGCGCATCAGTGCCACCTGTCCGCCGGGATACTCAGGCATCACCTCTGCATTGTCATATATCTTATTGGGATCTTCAGCCTCCGCTTCCTTTTGCAGTTCAGCCGCCAATTCAGCTTGCAGCCTGGCTCTCTCCGCTTCCTCGCGCTCATTTGTTTCTTCAACAGGAGCTATATACGGCACTTCGGAAATCTCTGTTTGAGAATCATACTCAGCCTCCTCTGTATTCTGGCTTTTACTTTCGGGTACAGACGGAGCTTCGGGCGGAATTGCAGCAATAAGCGCCTCCCAATCTGCCAGACGTTGAGCAAGGTCTCGCTGGTCTAAAAACAGATGAAAAGAACCTGACTTTTCAGTTTCTACCTGCAAGCTTCGGTCGGAAGGATTATAGGTCAATGTGAATTTCTCCTCCCCCATTGCCAATACAGCCGTATTTCCGTTTAATTGCAAAATGGAATCCACTCGATATTGTCGGAAATCCTCCTCTATCTCAATCATGAAGAAACCATATCCATATCCCTTTATATCCTTATTATACAATCCTAATTCAGCGTTTGCAAATTTTGCGCCATCTTTCGAGTTCCATTCACCTACAAACGGATGCTCCGGATCCGTCGAAGGAATTATCCTGTGTATTTTGTCTTCCAAATTGACCTTAAAAGACTTCTTTCCATTGCTCCATGTACCTGTCAAAGAATAATTTCCATCATACTCCCATAACTCCATTTGAAAAGTTCCGGTATTCTTTCCGTTGACAAACTCATTGACAACGTAATGCAATCCATCCTCTATCTTCCCACTCAACTGAATTTCCTGTTTGTTCCGTTTATAGAAATAGGTGCCATACAAAGAATCACCTTCCTGCTTTAAACACATTTGCACTTCTGATTTTCCAACCTTTCCCTCATAAAGGGCTTCTTTAATGGCGGGCACATTTACCGCTTCCACAGTCTCTCCACCCTTCAAACAAAAGAACAAAACAGACAGAAGCACCAACACTGACACGCCCCCTATTATATAGTATTTCTTGCGTGAGCCAGGCGAAGCAGGGACTTCCACCGTTTTCTGAACCGGTGGGGCTACAGGCTGAGGTTTATCATTAAAAGCATTTGCAGCAGAAGGAGAAACATCCTGCGGAGAGTATTGCTGTTTCTCTATAGACACCAACGATACAGATGAATCCGTTTCCGCATTTTCTGGATTATGATCCACTCTTGCACGTAGTTTGCGGTTCCATTCTTTACGATAAGTAACCAACAGCCAAATTTCAGCAAATAGCACTCCCCAACTTATAATGACACCGACAGTCTTTAACACCGTATCACCGGCAGAATCAGGAATAAGCTTGGCAGCGACAAGCGACAGAAGCGAAGTGACAAGAATATTAAGTACCGGATGCAGCCCCCAACAAAGAGTTTGCAACGGGTACCATTTATAGAATGAACAAAGATGACCTAAAGCTGCAACAAAGTAGGTCAATGAACAAAATATCAATAGATACGGTCCTATTCCTATCATCTGCTTTATTTCATGCCCCCAATAAGACGTCCCAGTGTCTTGGGAGCTAAGAACAACAGTCATAAGAATAAAACCAACACAGAGACCAAGACTACAATAAAAGTCCACGACACTTACAACAAAATGTTGAAAGATTTTAGACAACGTTATCTTCAAGATTCCGATAACCAATATGGCAGCAGCCATCAGAAAAATAAGGAATAAATAAAAGCCACCGGAACCTTTATCTATATTTTCCGCAACAGTGAAAGATTCAACAACTTTCCCATCTATTACGGTTTGAACCAATGGGACATAAAGAAAGACTAAAAAAACAGAAACAGCTATCAGAATATTATAGATACCGGAATTGGTGCCCGATATTTTTACATCAGAATGCATCATATTATATTGGATTATGATACAAAAAAAGGCGGAACCATTCAACCTATCCGGTCCTGAGGTATCGCCAAACATCGCGCCCAAAGAATAAGTGTAAACAGTTCACGCCCATAGAGCGCGAACTTCAACATCTTATATCTCTTGGGCTTTCCAATTGGCGATTTTCAGGACCAAGCAATAAGAGCTAAAGCTCTAATATGTATAGAAAGAACGGAAACGCTTTTCCTTTGTTTGTTATTAATAAATAGAAATCATTAAAAATTACGTAGTCCGGCATTCTGTCGGGCTACTTCCCAAAAAGGATATTTCCTTTTTACATCATAGTTTTGTCTTCTTCCATAGGCAATCCGTTTTACTGATCAAACAAGTATTTTTATCGCTTCAAAGTTAGATAATACATATAACATTACAAAATTTCACCCGACATTTATCATCAAAAAGTTTTATTCCTTCTAAAAATCCGATGCATCTCCTGCTTTCAGTACCTCCCCCCTAACGGAAGAAACTTCCCACCGCATAAAGAGGCACGTTCCCCATCACGCACAAACTCCTTACCTTTCCCCTGCAAAAAGCTTGCATATCTACTGAAGCATGATTACCTTTGCCGCTCAAGATGGCATCTTGTGCAGTATGAGATACTATCTTGAACAACACAAGATGCCATCTTGAGCAGCAAAGCAAAGGGAGTTATGGTTCATAGGGAAACGAGTTTCAAGCGTTAAGTCCCTATGCAGCTGACATTAAGAAGCATAGCTATCATCAACAACATCAATCAACAGGAACAAGGATATGGGAATGATTTATTTAGTAAGAAAGAAACTCTTCCGCTCCAAGGAAGGAATGAAACAACTGTATTACGCTGTGCAGCGCACTCTGCAACCGCGCGGCGGAGTGACAACCGAAAAGCTGGCACAACGCATGGCCCACCGTAAAGGCATGAGTGAGGGCGACGTACAAAGCGTACTGGTGGACCTGCCCAAATACATAGAGGAAGCGCTCAGAGAAGGCGAGTCCGTCACCATCAGAGGCCTCGGCTCCTTCAACCTCGCCATAACCAGCGAAGGCTTCGAACATCCCGACGACGTGATGCCGGGCAAGGTGCAGGTTTCACGCATCTACTTCAAACCGGACCGCTCGTTGGTGGGAAGGCTACGCCAAAACATGGATTTCTTCCGTTACCCGCTGAGCAAGTACTTCCCCCACGAAATGCTGCGCCCCGAAACGCTGGAACGCGAACGGGTACATACCCCAAATACGCCGGAAGACGAAGCAAAGGACACCGGAACGGTAACAGACTGAAAGAACTGAAAGTAGCCCACGACCGGACATTTCAGCGTAAACACCTTACACACAACAGCCTGAAAGCTGATGAAAGAAATGAAAGCATAAAACAACCTGATTATCGTACAAACCACGCCTAAAAATGCAAGAAGTCATTTAAAACAAATCTTAATCTTCTGCAAGCGAGACAAAAAAGATATTTCAATTCAAGATTATTACGTATATTTGCAAGCTAAATTAAGAGAACGAAAAAGTGCCGCAAGAAGCCGGAATGAAAATCAAACGGCTTGGAGTTATTAACAAAATAGGCGACTTATCAACAGATTTTGCAATCTTTCTCTTTTTTAGTAGGCGCAATACGGAATTATCACTTATTTCGCTGCCAATAAACACTAAGATTATGGGAAAAATAATTGCTTTGGCAAATCAAAAAGGTGGTGTAGGAAAGACTACGACTACGATTAATCTCGCAGCTTCACTCGCTACCCTGGAAAAGAAAGTGCTCGTTGTGGATGCAGACCCGCAGGCAAACGCCTCTTCCGGTTTGGGTGTCGACATCAAGCAGGCGGAATGCACTATTTACGAATGCATTATCGACCGGGCCGATGTCCGCGAAGCTATCCACGACACGGAGATTGATACACTGAAAGTGATATCCTCCCACATAAACTTGGTAGGCGCCGAAATAGAGATGCTCAACCTGAAAAACAGGGAAAAGATTTTGAAAGAAGTGCTTGCCCCACTGAAGGAAGAGTTTGATTATATCTTGATAGACTGTTCACCTTCACTGGGACTGATTACCATCAACGCGCTCACCGCAGCCGACTCCGTGATTATCCCCGTACAGGCGGAATACTTTGCACTGGAAGGTATCAGCAAACTGTTGAACACCATCAAGATTATCAAGTCGAAACTGAACCCGGCACTCGAAATCGAAGGTTTCCTGCTGACGATGTACGACTCGCGCCTGCGTCAGGCCAACCAGATTTATGACGAAGTGAAACGCCACTTCCAGGAATTGGTGTTCGACACCGTCATACAGCGCAACGTCAAATTGAGCGAAGCCCCAAGCTACGGTCTGCCCACCATCCTGTATGACGCAGACTCCACCGGAGCCAAGAATCACATGGCACTTGCCAAAGAACTGATAAGCCATAACAATTAACCAAAAACGAAGAACCATGGCACAAAAAAGAAATGCATTAGGACGCGGGCTGGACGCCCTGCTCTCAATGGACGAAGTGCAGACCGAAGGCTCTTCTTCCATCAACGAAATAGAGTTGTCGAAGATTGTCGTCAACCCGAACCAGCCGCGTCATGAATTTGACGAGACTGCCCTTCAGGAACTTGCCGATTCAATCTCTGAGATAGGTATCATTCAGCCCATCACCCTACGCAAGCTGTCAGACGATGAATATCAGATCATCGCAGGCGAACGCCGTTTCCGTGCTTCACAACTCGCCGGACTGAAAAGTATTCCCGCCTATATCCGTACTGCCGATGACGAGAACGTCATGGAAATGGCGCTTATCGAGAATATACAACGTGAAGACTTGAACTCTGTGGAAATAGCCCTTGCCTACCAACATCTGTTGGAACAATACGGACTCACACAAGAACGCCTTAGCGAACGTGTCGGTAAAAAACGTACAACAATTGCCAACTACCTGCGTTTATTGAAATTGCCCGCCCCCATTCAGATGGCGTTGCAGAACAAGCAGATAGACATGGGACATGCCCGTGCGCTTGTAACATTGGGTGATCCGAAGTTGCAAGTGAAGATATTCGAAGAAATCATCGAGCACGGATATTCCGTACGTAAGGTGGAAGAAATAGTAAAATCCCTGAGTGAAGGCGAAGCCGTGAAAAGCGGTGGACGCAAAATCGCTCCCAAACGTGCCAAACTGCCGGAAGAATTCAACATGCTGAAACAACAGCTTTCGGGCTTCTTCAGCACCAAAGTGCAGCTGACCTGTTCGGAAAAAGGAAAAGGTAAAATCAGTATCCCGTTCAATAACGAAGAAGAATTGGAACGTATTATCGGCATACTCGATACTCTTAAAAAATAAATGACGAAAGGAACAAGAACATATCAATGGTGTATCGCCCTGCTGCTTTGCTTCGTGCAGACGGCAGGGATTGCTATGTATGGGCAGAACCGTCCGCGTGCCGCTGCCAAACGGCAACAATTGGAGCATGCAGACTCACTGAAAAGACTGCCGCAAGTAGCTCCGGACAGCCTGAATGTACAAACAGAATCTGCCCTGCAACGGGTTTCGGCTGCTGACAGCCTTGCCATAGCCGACAGCATTGCTGCCGAAAACAAAAAGCGTCTGCTGGAAATGACTTCCAGTACTACCCCACAAGTGTCTCCTACACCAACAGACAGTATAAACGGGGCACTTAACAAGAAAGTATTTATCCCCAACCCGACCAAGGCAACATGGCTCGCCCTGGTTATCCCCGGTGGCGGACAAATCTATAACCGTAAATACTGGAAGTTACCTATTATATATGGTGGATTTGCTGGATGTGCTTATGCGCTAACCTGGAACAACAAGATGTATAAAGACTACATGCAAGCCTATAAAGATGCCGCTCTTGGCAACTGGGAAGCCAACAGTATTCATGATCTTTTGCCACCCGGATATTTGGACAGAACCCCCAAAACACAGATAACAGAAACCCTCCGAAAACGAAAGGATACGTACAGGCGCTATCGTGACCTGAGTATTTTTGCTTTCATCGGCGTTTACCTGATATCAGTTATTGATGCCTATGTAGATGCGGAACTGTCTAATTTCGATATAACCCCCGACCTAAGTATGCGGGTAGAACCTGCCGTAATCAACAGCCAATACAGTATAGGCAGCTCCAACAAATCTGTCGGAGTGCAATGTAGTTTCCGTTTTTAATGAATTAAGCTATACCAAAGAATAATCACACATGAAGAATAAATCTGTAAATATGAAGAAGTTTATCGCTACTCCGTTTCTGTTTTGTCTATCACTTTTCGCCTTCCAGGCGCAAGCTCAGGAAAGTGTAGAAGTAGTGATCCGTGACAACGGAACAGAACGTCAGGAAAGCATTGAACTCCCCCAAAGTATGACTTATCCGCTGGACAGTCTGCTCAATGACTGGAAAGCCAAAAATTACATTGATTTAGGTAAAGATTGCAGTACCTCCACAGAGAACCCACTCTTTAGTGACTCTGTTTATATCGACCGCCTCAGCCGCATTCCTGCTGTAATGGAAATGCCTTATAATGAGATTGTACGTAAATTCATCGACATGTACACAGGACGTTTACGTAATAACGTATCATTCATGTTGAGCGCCTGCAACTTTTATATGCCCATCTTCGAAGAAGCACTCGATGCCTATGGATTACCGCTCGAACTCAGATACTTGCCTATCATTGAATCTGCGCTGAACCCTTCTGCCAGATCCCGTGTAGGCGCTTCCGGTTTGTGGCAGTTCATGCTGGCTACCGGAAAGATGTACGGATTGGAAAGCAACAGTCTTATCGACGAACGTTGTGATCCTATCAAGGCCACGTGGGCAGCCGCCCGCTACTTGAAAGACCTGTACGCCATTTATCAAGACTGGAATCTGGTGATCGCTGCTTACAATTGCGGACCAGGCACTATAAACAAAGCAATCCGCCGTGCCGGAGGTAAAACTGATTATTGGGAAATCTATAATTTCCTGCCCAAAGAGACCCGCGGGTATGTGCCTGCGTTCATTGCCGCCAATTATGTGATGACTTACTATTGCAAGCACAACATCTGTCCCATGGAAACTAATATCCCCGATGCTACAGATACTATACAAGTAACAAAAAACTTACATTTCGAACAGCTTGCCGATATTTGTGGCGTTAGCATGGAAGAAATCAAAAGCCTTAATCCTCAGTATAAGAAGAATATAATTCCCGGTGACAGCAAGACGCAAACTCTTCGTCTGCCTATGAATTACATCAGTACATTTATCGACAGCCAGGATACTATCTACGCCCACCGTGCGAATGAATTATTCAAAAACCGCAGAACCGTAGCCATCTCCGAACCCCGTTC
The nucleotide sequence above comes from Bacteroides intestinalis DSM 17393. Encoded proteins:
- a CDS encoding ParB/RepB/Spo0J family partition protein, which produces MAQKRNALGRGLDALLSMDEVQTEGSSSINEIELSKIVVNPNQPRHEFDETALQELADSISEIGIIQPITLRKLSDDEYQIIAGERRFRASQLAGLKSIPAYIRTADDENVMEMALIENIQREDLNSVEIALAYQHLLEQYGLTQERLSERVGKKRTTIANYLRLLKLPAPIQMALQNKQIDMGHARALVTLGDPKLQVKIFEEIIEHGYSVRKVEEIVKSLSEGEAVKSGGRKIAPKRAKLPEEFNMLKQQLSGFFSTKVQLTCSEKGKGKISIPFNNEEELERIIGILDTLKK
- a CDS encoding ParA family protein, with product MGKIIALANQKGGVGKTTTTINLAASLATLEKKVLVVDADPQANASSGLGVDIKQAECTIYECIIDRADVREAIHDTEIDTLKVISSHINLVGAEIEMLNLKNREKILKEVLAPLKEEFDYILIDCSPSLGLITINALTAADSVIIPVQAEYFALEGISKLLNTIKIIKSKLNPALEIEGFLLTMYDSRLRQANQIYDEVKRHFQELVFDTVIQRNVKLSEAPSYGLPTILYDADSTGAKNHMALAKELISHNN
- a CDS encoding DUF5683 domain-containing protein, whose protein sequence is MTKGTRTYQWCIALLLCFVQTAGIAMYGQNRPRAAAKRQQLEHADSLKRLPQVAPDSLNVQTESALQRVSAADSLAIADSIAAENKKRLLEMTSSTTPQVSPTPTDSINGALNKKVFIPNPTKATWLALVIPGGGQIYNRKYWKLPIIYGGFAGCAYALTWNNKMYKDYMQAYKDAALGNWEANSIHDLLPPGYLDRTPKTQITETLRKRKDTYRRYRDLSIFAFIGVYLISVIDAYVDAELSNFDITPDLSMRVEPAVINSQYSIGSSNKSVGVQCSFRF
- a CDS encoding lytic transglycosylase domain-containing protein, which codes for MKNKSVNMKKFIATPFLFCLSLFAFQAQAQESVEVVIRDNGTERQESIELPQSMTYPLDSLLNDWKAKNYIDLGKDCSTSTENPLFSDSVYIDRLSRIPAVMEMPYNEIVRKFIDMYTGRLRNNVSFMLSACNFYMPIFEEALDAYGLPLELRYLPIIESALNPSARSRVGASGLWQFMLATGKMYGLESNSLIDERCDPIKATWAAARYLKDLYAIYQDWNLVIAAYNCGPGTINKAIRRAGGKTDYWEIYNFLPKETRGYVPAFIAANYVMTYYCKHNICPMETNIPDATDTIQVTKNLHFEQLADICGVSMEEIKSLNPQYKKNIIPGDSKTQTLRLPMNYISTFIDSQDTIYAHRANELFKNRRTVAISEPRSTARRATTGSGNLTYHKIRNGETLGTIARRYGVTVKQLQSWNGLHNTKISAGKQLKIYK
- a CDS encoding HU family DNA-binding protein; this translates as MGMIYLVRKKLFRSKEGMKQLYYAVQRTLQPRGGVTTEKLAQRMAHRKGMSEGDVQSVLVDLPKYIEEALREGESVTIRGLGSFNLAITSEGFEHPDDVMPGKVQVSRIYFKPDRSLVGRLRQNMDFFRYPLSKYFPHEMLRPETLERERVHTPNTPEDEAKDTGTVTD